A stretch of DNA from Pseudomonadota bacterium:
GTGCTCGCCATCACCCTGCACAATATCCCCGAGGGCCTGGCGGTCGGGGTGGCTTTCGGTGCGGTTGCGGCCGACCTTCCCTCCGCAACCATCGGCGGGGCGATCGCTCTGGCAATCGGCATCGGCATCCAGAATTTTCCCGAAGGCACGGCGGTTTCGCTTCCCCTGCGAAGAGAAGGTCTGAGCAAATGGAAAAGCTTTCTCATGGGACAGGCTTCCGGGATCGTAGAACCGATTGCCGGGGTCCTCGGCGCGCTGTTTGTTCTCCGGATGCAGAACATTCTCCCCTACGCCCTCTGCTTTGCCGCCGGGGCAATGATTTTTGTCGTCGTTGAGGAGCTGATCCCTGAGTCACAACGAGATTATGCCCATATCGATCTGGTGACCATGGCAACCATGACTGGTTTCTCGGTGATGATGATTCTCGATGTGGCTCTCGGCTGATCAGCCCCACCACCTTTAGGGAACCAAAACTACCTCAGAACAGACACCGGCACACACGCCTGTCTGTAATTCACCCGCCGACAAAAGTGACTTCGCCACGAATCGCATTTTTCTCAAAAACCGGTTCGACCCCGTCCAGAAGCCCCTTGTCGGCAAGTCGTTTCAGATTGCTGTTCCCCTCCCCCCGAAACACGGACTGATCCGCCTCGGCAACAATCATTTTCCCGGTCGTCGGCCGTAAAGGGTCCTGCAGCAGTTTCACCACTCGGCGATAAAGGTTTCTTGATTGCACCAGTTCACCAAAGGCAGGATGATAGGGGCCTGCCAGAATCTCACCAGCCAGGGTGTCCGTAGCCTGCAATCCGGTCCTGACCACCCTGACCCCCCGGTGCCGGAATATCTCCTGCATCCGCCCACATAGAATAACCGCCCTTGCCAGTGAGAGCGGGCGGTAGGCAGCGGACCGGTATCGCTCCGCAAGCTCGCTGTCTTTTAATACTACCGCCGGGTAGATTCGCACCAGATCAGGAGCCAGAAAGGAGATCCGTTCCGCACTGCGCAGAGCGCCGGAGGTGGTCTGGCCGGGAAGCCCGGCCATGAGTTGGACCCCGACCTCAAGACCGGCCTCGCGGACACAACGGATCGCCTTTTCAGAATCGGCTCCGGTATGCCCCCGCCCCGATTCCGCCAGAACCCGGTCATCCATCGACTGGACACCAAGCTCAACAGTGCAGACCCCGCGCGCTTTAAGAAATGCCGCGATGCAGGAATCCATGGCATCAGGCCGGGTCGACAACCTGATCCCGGAAACCTCACCGTTTTCAAGAAAGGGACTTACCGCATCAAGAAGCTCGCGCTGCCGCTTTTCCGTCAAACCGGTAAAACTGCCGCCGTAGAACGCTACCACTACCTTGCCCCGCCCGGGATGCCTTGGCTGCTGCAATCGCCTTTTGATTTCAGTCGCAACCGCACTGCCGGAAACAGCCACGTCACCGGCGCCGGCAATCTTTCGCTGGTTGCAGAATACACAGCGATGCGGACAGCCCTGATGGGCTATGAAAAAGGGAATGATAAGAGGGGGGCGCATCGGAAGAATCTCTGATCAGGTTTCCGGAATCGGGATCTCGTCAATTTTCAGGATCGCCTCGGCGGCGGATTGCTGCTCAGCTTCCTTCTTGCTCCGGGCCTTGCCGGTGGCAAGAAGCACACCGCGAAACCTGACCGAGATCGTAAACATCTTGCAATGGTCAGGTCCATCCTCCTTTTCCAGAACATATTCCGGCGCTTCACCATACCGCTCCTGGGTAAGCTCCTGGAGACGGCTCTTGGCATCGGCCAAACCCATTCCTTTTTTCTGGGTTTCAACTCTGCCTGAAAAATGCTGCTCAATGATGATCGACACATCCGCAAAGCCGCCGTCATCGAAAATGGCACCGATGACTGCCTCGTAGGTGCTGGAGAGAATGGAGGGTTTCGTCCGGCCAGCAGAGGCGTCCTCACCCTTGCCGAGAAAGAGATACCTCCCAAGGTCGAGACTTTCTGCCAATTCGGCAAGATGACTCTCTTTGACCAGCATGGCCCGCAACCTGGTCATCTCGCCTTCCCGCATCACGGGATAGGCTCGGTAGAGGATCTGGCTGATCGCCAGGTCGAGCACCGCATCACCCAGGAATTCCAGCCTCTCGTTGTCATTTCCCTCCATGCCGGCCATTTCAAAGGAAAACGACCGGTGGACCAGAGCCAGTTGCAGGACCTGTCGATTTCTGAAAACATAGTCGAGTCTTTCTTCAAGTTCGGCAAGGAGGGTGTTGTTTTCCGTGGCAAGAGCTGCGAGTGAATCCATACGCTAAAGACCTTGATATTTCTTCTTGTCAAAAAGAACAATCTATGTTTAGAATTGGGCCGCATTCATCATTACGGCGGCGTAGCCAAGTGGCTAAGGCAGAGGTCTGCAAAACCTTTATTCATCGGTTCGACTCCGATCGCCGCCTCCAGAAATAACAAAAGGCTGGTCTTTCGACCAGCCTTTTTTTTTGCCTCACTGCAAACGAAAGATTGCAGCTTTCACCCTGCGGGCATAAGTCTCGATGTCTCGCAAGCTCGCTTATCGGTACGAGCAGGCAAGCTGCTCAACTTAAGCTTTAAAACCCCATCTCCTCCAGAATCTCATTCACTGCGGCTTGATCGAGCATCCCGCCTCCATCCTCCTCCTCGCCATCTTTGGCGGCGACCTTCTCCAGATACTTGTCAACATCCTCCTGAGCAAGAGCCTTGCTCTCCTCAATGGAAATGGCCGGTTTTTCCTCCTTGCGCTTCAACTGTGATCCGAAGGAGACCACAATCCCGAGCAGCTGGATCTGGAAATCGGTCAACAGCTTGATGATCTTCATGATCTGCTGCCCGGAAAGGTCCTGGAAACTCAACACCTCGGTAATCTTGGAGGAGTCCACCGTGATCCCGCTCACCAGGTTGAAGGCATCTTCTATCTGCCTGAATATTTCCTGCTGGTCCTCAAGGGTCATGACACTGCCGGAGCCGTTCGTCACCTTGAATTCACGCCTTGCTGTTTCAGCAAGCGCGTCAATCTTGGGGATCACCGAGTTGATAATCCCGGCGATCTCTTCGGCCCCTGGTGGTGAGACAACAGAGGAAGCTGAGATGCCGTCCCCTTCCGGAACATCCTCCTGAGGTTTGGCCAAGCCGATTTTTTCTTCCACGACAGGCATTTCCAAAGGCAGACTCTGGTCAAGAAAGATCGAGCCCTGATTTTTGTCCATATTTTTCATCAGGTTCTGGACACTTCGATCATTGCATGCTTCCGCAAGCGGCCCCAGAACGTCTGACAGAGGCACCACCAAAAAATTATCGGTGTCAGGCTCCATCCCCTTGACCCTGTCGCTGATCCGGTCGATGAATACATCGGTTCCAATGATCTGGGCCGCCTTTCCCCTGGCTTCAGTAATGTGTTCCTTGACCGTTTCATTGGTGCAAAGCTCATACATGGTCTGAAAAATCACATCGATATTAAAAAGGTATCTGGTCTTTTTCTCTGCTGCAGGTGGTGCGGGAGGCTCCGAGGCAGCGCCATTCAGAACGCCACCCCCCATTGATTCGGCAAGGACTTTCGCCCTTTCGAGCTCCTCCCTGATCCCGGCTATCTCGTCACCAATCGGATCAGCATTTTCAACAAGCGCCTCTTCATCTCCCTCGCTATAAGATGAGGCGAAGGCTTTGTGATCTTTCAGGGAGTGAAGCAGCTCCCGAACCCCGATGGTCTGATCCTGGACTTTTTCCACCTGATCGAGAATTTCCATGGTGGCATTCTCGGTCATGTTGACGATCTCTTTGAGCTTAGCTTTGGCGGCATCAATCTTTTCACCCGCCTCGTCAAGTTCCGCCCTCTTGCCTTTCCGATCTTCGGCAGGGATATCGGTCATGGTGCTGCTCAAACTCTTCGCCAACATTCCGATATCATTATAGATATCGTTCGACATCTTCTTGTAGTAGTCGTCGCCGGCAACCGCACTCCGGGTCTCAGGGAAAGGCATTCCCCGTTCCACCTCGACGATCTTTTCCACAACACTGGTCACCTTGCCGGCCCCGTCGCCGAGAACGGTGATATTGAGAATTGCCTCGTCAGTCGGGATCCGGAAAGTGCCGTTGCAGATTTCCAGGTTAATTTCCGGTTTGTTCGATGCCATTGCCTGCTCCTGTTTTTTTTATACTTTCAATCGAGATATCTGACCCTGTTAGAAAAAATGGTCCTAGAAAATCCGGCCGACAAAACAGATTCCTACTTCCTGCTCGTGATCTGCAGAATCAACTTCTCCACACCACATGACCCGGCCCAGAACCTTCAGCTTTCCGTGATCGGCCTGATTTCCCGTAGGGATCCATTCTTCTCCATCGACCTTCCATCCTGAAAACTCCAATAAAATCAGGAGCTGCTCATTTTTATTGAGGGTACCGACTGTCGTAAACCTCAATCCGCCGGCGCCGATATCACAAACTCGGCCCACCCTGTCGAGTTCACCGACAGGAAGCAGATCAGGCGACAACACCTTGAAGCGCATGGAAAAGCTCTTGTCCAGACGATCGAATCGCCTCTTCTCTTCAAAAGACCCATTGCCTTTTGCTTCTGTCTTCACCATCTCACTCCTTGTGTCAAAAACATGACAACGTCAACCCGGACCATAAATATTTCCGTTAACAATCCCTTCACATCCGGGGCTCCGTAACAACTCCGGCACCACATACATGATATGCTATCACAACTTGCAATTGAAATTACAGCCAGATATTTACTGTTTTTGATTTTTTATCCGTTCCGAATGGTGAGGCAGGACAGGTCGTTACAAAAAAACAGGGCGAAAGACGCACTGAAAAGTGCTGCCGAATCAAATCCCCTTGTGAAGGTCATCTGGTTGTAGGCCTGGATTCTTCCTTCAATCTTCAGGAGTGATTTCTAGCAGGAGTGCACTGGTTCCGAATCCTTGATTCATGCGATCAGGAGAGTAAATGCCGTTTATTTCAGAAAGGGGAGAAGTTCCTTGAACTGGGGGGTCCCGGCCTTATGGAGCAACTCATAAATAATCATTTCGGTATTGGCCACCGTGGCGCCCATCTCGGCTATCCTCGCCAGCCCTGTCTGCCGGTTTGCTTCGGTGCGGGAGGACACCGCATCCGCCGGAACCCAGACCTTATAGCCATCCGCAAGCGCCCCCTGCACCGTCTGATAAACACAGATGTGGGTCTCGACACCGCAGATCAACAGCGTGTTGATCTCTCCGCCAAGACCCTTGACCGCCGCTCTGATTGAATCGTTTGCGAAGCAGTTGAACTCCATCTTGTCGAGGGGAACAACGTTGTTGAAATCGGCCGTCACTTCCGGGACCAGTTCCCCGATCCTGGCCGCATACTGGGTTGTGGCAACCACCGGGATACCGAGAACATTGGCCGCCTTGACCAGCAGGGAAGCGTTTACGGCAACCCGTTCCTTGTCGTTGATGACCCGCATCAGACGCTCCTGGATATCAACCACCATCAGGGCACATTTTTCCGGTCGCAAGGGAGTGAGATCAACCATTTTTTTCCTCGGTACTGTTTCCTGTCTTTGAATTCTTGAATAATACTATATATTCCATTGGGTACCATTCCCGGAAAACAGAATAACTTGATTGATTTTCCGGAACAATAAATTATCGGACCGAAAGATATTTTTTTGATGCGGTTTTCATTATCATACCAGCAGGACATCGACCAATGCTCATTCGCGACATACTCAAAAACAAACCGGCAGGCAGCTCTCTGGAGGTCAGAGGCTGGGTCAGGACCAGAAGAGACACCAGGGGCCTCTCGTTCATTGAGGTCAATGACGGCTCCTGCCTCGGAAATCTGCAGATTATTGCAAGCGAGGAGCATCTCGCCGATTACGGAAACACCATCAAACATATCACCACCGGCTGTTCCGTGATGTTCTCGGGGCTTCTTGCCGAATCACCGGCCAAAGGCCAGGATGTGGAACTGCGCGCGACCCGTTGCGAAATCATCGGCCCGGCGCCCGCCGACTCTTACCCCCTGCAGAAAAAACGTCATTCCTTTGAATTTTTAAGAGAAATCGCCCATCTCCGTCCACGGACCAACAGCATCGGTGCCGTAATGCGCATCCGCAGCCGCCTGTCCCATGCGGTGCATAATTTCTTTGCCGACCAGGGTTTCTTCCAGATCCACACCCCGATTATCACCACCAGCGACTGCGAGGGAGCGGGAGAGATGTTTACCGTCACCACCCTTGAGCCGGGACGGACTGCGAACACCACCGCCCCATACGGAGATGATTTTTTCGGCAGACAGGCCGGGCTGACCGTCAGCGGCCAGCTGGAAGCGGAAGCCTACGCCATGGCCCTGGGCCGGGTCTACACCTTCGGACCGACCTTCCGGGCCGAAAACTCCAACACCAGCCGGCATCTCGCCGAGTTCTGGATGATCGAACCGGAGATCGCCTTCTGCGACCTAGAAGGAGACATGGAGCTTGCCGAAAAATTCCTCAAGCACCTGATCAGGGAGATCACTTCATCCTGCCCCGAGGATCTGGAGCTGTTCACCAGATTTGTCGATGTCAATCTTGAGGCGCGACTTGCCTCGGTGATGGACCATGATTTCGCCAGGGTCACCTACACCGAGGCCGTTAAAATCCTGGAAGAGTGCGGCCGCGAATTCACTTTTCCGGTCAGCTGGGGGAATGATCTGCAATCCGAACACGAACGGTTTCTGACCGAAGAGGTCTTCAAAAAACCGCTGATCGTCACCGGTTACCCGGCCGCCATCAAACCGTTTTACATGCGGGTCAACGACGACGGCAGAACCGTTGCCGCCATGGACATTCTTTTTCCGGAAATCGGTGAGATTATCGGCGGCAGCCAGCGTGAAGAGCGGTTTGAAGTGCTGCAGGCAAGAATGACCGCCCAGGGAATCGACACCGCAGCATACAACTGGTATCTGGATTTGAGGAGATATGGTTCCGCCCCCCATGCAGGTTTCGGAGCGGGATTTGAGAGAATTGTGCAATTTGTTACCGGGATGACCAACATCAGGGACGTGATCCCATTTCCAAGAACCCCGGGCAATGCCGACTACTAGGAAAACAGACTACACCATCAGGTAAAAACCCATGGCCTTGTCATGGACGGAAGTTTCGGTAAACTCGCAACCGATATAATTATTGTTGACCAGCCGGACCACAACCTTTTTGTCGATCAGTGAGTTGTGCTTGTCGTCGAGGTTGAAGACGATCTGGAGTTCATGCCCTTCCCGGATTTTACCGACCCCCATAGTTTGAAAACCGATTCCGGTTTTGGAGATGTTGACGACCAGCATCCTGCCCCTGACGCCGGGATTGGCCAGATAAATATACTCTCCGGCGAGTTTGATGTCTTTCCGGTATGCCTTGCGAAACTCAAGTTCCACCATGAAGTTCTGCTTGCAGGTACACTTGACTTTCAGAATATGCCTGGAGCCCTTGAACTTTTCCACAGTGGTCGTTTTGACCGCATCACAGAAAGGGCATTTCAATACGGCGACGCCTTCCTGATTGACATATACTTTCTGGGTATCCTTTGAGTCGGCCATACAATTCTTCTCCTGCAAACCATCTCAGGGTTCCTGACGATTCTTCTGATTGTCCCAATCCACTCTCAATGAAGCTAACTACTTTATTTAACTAAATAATCGTATTTATCAACTTCTTTCTCTTCTCTCTTCGGAAAAGAGCGGGGATCAGGCTTCAATCGACCAGGCCTGGCAATATCCTCCCGACCAGCGCCTTGAGACGGGAATCTCTCCCCTGCAGAAATTCCAGATCCGCAGCCGCGGCCAGCTCCGGCCGGTGAAGAAGCAGCAGCCTGACCGCCTGCTCCGCGCACTTGCCGGTAAGATTACCGCAAAAAGAGCTCCTCTCCTTCCTGTTTTTCCTGAAATCCGCAATCAGCTCCCGGCAATGAACCGTGCCGGCGGTTTCCTTGAAATCGGTAAGGAATTTTCCGATGAGGGCCCGGAATTTCTTCCTGCCGAGTCCTCCATCACAGCCCGGTCCGAGATACAGGCCAATGCCCAGCACAACCCCGGACAGGGCGCCGCAGGTGGAACCCATGTCCCCTACTCCACCCCCGAATCCGCTCCCGAGATTGATCACGGTTTCAGTTGATAATTTTCCACCGAACCCGTGATTCAGAACAAGCAGGTTGGCTTCGGAACAGCTTAAACCATGGGCAGAAAAAAGATTCTCCGCCCGTAACCCGGCAAGCCTCGCAATTTCTTCACTGGAGAGCACCTCCCCGGTTGATTCGTTAGCTGACTGTTTTTTTTTAAATCCAAACATCCCGACTCTCATGCACCCTCTTTACTGAACTCCAGGCCTTCACCCTTCCGGTCAACCGTGATCACATCTCCCGGGGCAAATCGCCCCTCGAGAATCCGCAGGGCGAGATGGTCCTGCAGATATCGCTGGATCGCCCTTTTCAGGGGTCGAGCCCCGAAGGCGGGATCATAACCGACCTCAATCAGGAAGTCACGGGCGGCAGGCGTAAGATTCAGGGAAAATTTCTGCCCTGCCAGCCGTTTCTTGAGGGTCTCAAGCTGGATATCGACTATCCTGGCCAGTTCCTCCTTGCCGAGACTGTGAAAGATGATCGTTTCGTCCACCCGGTTCAGGAACTCCGGCTTGAAATGTTGCTGGAGAATCTGGTCCACCATCGTTCTGGCCTCACCCCTTCTCTCTTCGCCAAGTTCCATGATCATCTGGCTGCCGAGATTCGAGGTCATGATCAGGATGGTATTCTTGAAATCAACCGTCCGCCCCTGGCCGTCGGTGAGCCGCCCGTCGTCAAGAATCTGCAGCAGGGCGTTGAACACATCGGGGTGCGCTTTTTCGATCTCGTCGAACAGCACCACCGAGTATGGCCGGCGGCGGACCGCTTCGGTAAGATAGCCGCCTTCATCATATCCCACATACCCGGGAGGAGCGCCGATCAGCCTGGAAACGGAATGCTTTTCCATGAATTCCGACATGTCGAGCCGGATCATCGCGTTCTCGGAATTAAAGAGAAAGGCCGCAAGAGTCCGGGCGAGCTCGGTCTTGCCGACCCCGGTCGGACCAAGAAAGAGAAATGAGCCCAGGGGCCGATCCGGGTCCTGGAGGCCCGCCCTGGCCCTTCTGACCGCATTGGCTACCGACTTTATCGCCTCCTGCTGACCGACAACCCTTCTGCCCAGACGTTCCTCGGCGCTGACCAGCCGTTCCTTCTCGCCGGCCAGCAGGTTGTCCATGGGAATCCCGGTCCATTTCGCGACCACCCCGGCCACATCTTCTTCGCTGACCTCTTCCTTCAGCATCTGCCGGTCTTTCTGAATCCCTGCCAGCTGTTCGCTCTTGCCGGCCAGGTCTCTTTCCAGGGCAGGAATCCGGCTGTGAGCAAGCTCCCCGGCCTTGCCGAGATCGCCCCGCCGGAGAGCAAGCTGCTCCTCGCTCCGCAGTTCATCGATCTGCTGCTTGATCGCCCGAATCTGCTGGATGGAATCCTTCTCCAGCTGCCAGTGACCTTTCATGCTGTTCAGGTTCTCATTGATGTCGGCGAGCTCTTTTTCAACCTTGGCCAGCCGCTCCCGGGAAAGGGCGTCCTTTTCCTTCTTCAGGGCCGCTCTTTCGATTTCGAGCTTGATCCGCTGGCGATCGATCTCATCGATTTCGGTCGGCATGCTGTCGATCTCGATCCTGAGCCGGGAGGCCGCTTCATCGATCAGGTCGATCGCCTTGTCGGGCAGAAACCGGTCGGTGATATACCGATCGGAAAGAGTGGCGGCGGCAACTGTGGCCGAATCCTGGATCCGCACCCCGTGATGCACCTCATACTTCTCCTTGATCCCCCGCAGAATGGCAATGGTATCCTCCACGGTCGGCTCCTGGACCAGCACCTGCTGGAAACGCCTTTCCAGAGCCGAGTCTTTTTCTATATACTTCCGATACTCATTGAGAGTCGTCGCGCCGACACAGTGCAGTTCACCGCGGGCGAGGGCAGGCTTCAACATATTTGAGGCATCCATGCTCCCCTCGGCCGCACCGGCGCCGACCAGAGTATGGATCTCATCAATGAACAGAATGATCTCTCCTTCTCTTGCCTGGACCTCCTTCAGGACCGCCTTGAGCCGGTCTTCAAACTCACCCCGGTATTTTGCCCCCGCAATGAGCGAACCCATGTCCAGGGCATAGACCTGCTTATTCCGGAGTGATTCCGGGATATCACCGTTGACGATCCGCTGGGCGAGACCTTCCACAATGGCGGTCTTCCCTACTCCGGGCTCCCCGATCAGGACCGGGTTGTTCTTGGTCCGGCGGGACAGAACCTGAATTACCCTGCGAACCTCATCGTCCCGGCCGATCACCGGATCAAGCTTGCCCTGCCGGGCCACGTTGGTCAGGTTTCTCGCGTATTTCTCCAGGGCCTGGATCTTTCCTTCCGGATCCTGGTCGCTGATCCGGTGACTGCCCCTGATCTCGGCCAGCGCCTTCAGAAAAGTCTTCTGCTCAAGACCCAGCCGCTTGAAAAGCTCGTGAACCCGGGCATCTTTTGCTTCAAGCATCGCCAGAAATATATGCTCCAGACTGACATACTCATCCTGCATCGATGAGGCAACCCGGAAAGAGCCCTCAAGGATTTTCTGGGACTGACCGGAAAGGACAACCTGGCCGAAGCCGCTGCCGCTGACTGCGGGTAGCCTCGCGAGCAATTCCGCAGTGCCGCGGATGATTTCTCCCGGATCAACGCCGATCTTCTGCAGGATGGGCACGATAATCGCGTCGGGTTCGACCAGCATTTTGGTCAGAAGATGCTCGGGATGAATCTCCTGGTGCCCTTTCTCATAGGCAAGGTTCTGGGCGTTCTGGATGACCGCCTGGGATTTATGGGTAAATTTGTCGAGCTGCACGTTTATTCCCTCCATGCAAAAGGTATCTTTTTCGGGATATTTTACAGATAAACCGTATCTCGCGGCCTCTCCCTCTGAAAACTCGCAACAAAAAAGTAAGCCGGCCCCCTTATACTGTCAAGTAACCAGGAATTATATGCCTTCATCCCATCCCCCCGCCAAAAAAAACAGAATCAACAACTGCGGGCTATTTTTTTGTACCACTCCGTGGTATTTTATGTTATTTTTGTAAAATGTGACGAGTAAATGTTAGAAAATGACCGGGGAGAAATCAGTGGACAGCAAGGAATTCCTAAAAGCTCGCAAAGCTCTGGACAAAACGCAGAAACAACTGGCGGAACTGCTGGGCATCTCGATCAAGGCTGTCCACAGCTACGAACAGGGGTGGCGTAAAATTCCGGCCCATGTCGAAAGGCAGGTTTTTTTCCTGCTCTCCAGAACCCGGGAAAACGAATCCAACCTCAAGCCCTGCTGGACGATTAAAAAGTGTCCCCCGCAACGTCGCAAACATTGTCCTGCATGGGAGTTCCAGGCCGGCAAACTCTGCTGGTTCATCAACGGCACCATCTGTGAATGTCAGTCCCGAAAGAACTGGCAGGAAAAGATGAAGATCTGCCGATCCTGCGAAGTGCTTTCCGACTTGCTCTAACCCCCCCTTTTTTTATACAACAGAGATCAGGACACTTCGGTCCCGGAAAAGACCCTGTGATCATTATGGAGAACAGTCATGTCAGATAAGCCAGAACTCGATTTCGCAACCCGGGTGATCCATGCCGGCCAGAAGCCTGCCGATTGGGAGGGCGCCACTCTGCCGCCGATCTTCCAGTCGGCGTCCCACGCCCATCCTACTGCGGAAAATTTAAGCGACACCTTCGGCGGAAAAACCAGGGACCACATCTATATGCGCCTGACAAACCCGACCAACCGGGTTCTGGAGGAAAAGCTTGCCTCCCTGGAAGGCGGGGCGGCCGCAGTGGTCATGGCCTCGGGAATGGCCGCAATCACCAACGCCTGTTTGGCACTGCTCCGCGCAGGAGATGAGTTCGTCACCGGCAACTCTCTTTTTATGTCGACCTACGTTCTGTTCGCCAATATTTTCAAGAAGTACGACATCACCGCCCGCTTTGTCGAATCA
This window harbors:
- a CDS encoding helix-turn-helix transcriptional regulator codes for the protein MDSKEFLKARKALDKTQKQLAELLGISIKAVHSYEQGWRKIPAHVERQVFFLLSRTRENESNLKPCWTIKKCPPQRRKHCPAWEFQAGKLCWFINGTICECQSRKNWQEKMKICRSCEVLSDLL